The following nucleotide sequence is from Gymnodinialimonas sp. 202GB13-11.
AGCGTGAACGGCCCATAGCGGACATTAGCCGCAGGAACTAATTGCTGTGCTGCAACCCTTCAAAGCCGACATTGAGCAAAGTCCGGCAGTCTTGCGATCATAGCCTGCGACCTCGTCGTTCGCTCCACGCGCAACCCGAGACGTTTTGTTTCTAAAGAATTAGGCCTAGTATCGGAAAGAACCTGAGGTGCTCACGGGTCGACCTCAGGAGAAGAAATTTCTTCGAAGAACTTGAACATGCTTTGGCTCTCGACACGCTGCGTCTGTGCCTTAGCTTCCGGATTAATGATAAAGGATGACCGGTGCCGCGCCGTTACGAAGAGATCTATCCGTCTCTGCCGCTGCTCAACAGCGATGGGTTGGAGCATACGTCGGCGGCGAGTTTGTTGTCGGTTCGCTATTTCCAGGCAGAGCCCGACAGCATGCCGACGGAAGCTTTTGCGGAACACCATGTCCTTCTGAACCTGAAGGACGAACCCCACCGCGTGCAAAACACGCGCGATGGCGAGCTGCGCGATTTTACCTTCTCCAAGCACGACATCATCGTGACCACTGCAGGCATGCGTTCTGGCTGGCGGTGGTTCGCACAATCTGACGTGATCGTTGTGACGCTTGATCCCGCGCGGGTGCAGCGCTTTGCTGAAACGGAACTGGGCCTGCTTCTGGATTCGCGACAATTCAAGGACCTGCCTCTATTCTCCGACGCAGATCTCTGTGCTGCAGGGGTGATGTTGCGGGATGCGTTGGAAGCCGACGACATGACGTCGGCCGTGATGTTTGAGGCGCTCAGCCGGGTGTTTCTAGTCAAATTGCTACAACGCTATGGCAAACGCCGTCCTGAACAGGTGGCGCTTTCCGCGCGCTTTACATCCGCCCATTACAATCGCGTTCTTGCTTTCATCCGTGCCAATCTGGACCAGACCATCACTCTTGATGAACTGGCAAGTGAAGCTGGGATGAGCCCGTC
It contains:
- a CDS encoding helix-turn-helix transcriptional regulator, which codes for MPRRYEEIYPSLPLLNSDGLEHTSAASLLSVRYFQAEPDSMPTEAFAEHHVLLNLKDEPHRVQNTRDGELRDFTFSKHDIIVTTAGMRSGWRWFAQSDVIVVTLDPARVQRFAETELGLLLDSRQFKDLPLFSDADLCAAGVMLRDALEADDMTSAVMFEALSRVFLVKLLQRYGKRRPEQVALSARFTSAHYNRVLAFIRANLDQTITLDELASEAGMSPSHFSRLFKETVGTPPMQYVMAYRIEQSLEMMTEQGRALGDIALACGFADQAHFSRSFKQLMGTTPRQYRASLS